One Lutra lutra chromosome 18, mLutLut1.2, whole genome shotgun sequence genomic window carries:
- the UMOD gene encoding uromodulin, translated as MGQLSSLTSVWTVVTVTSWFIIASFIDTSEARSCSECHSNATCMEDGTVTTCSCQVGFTGDGLLCTDLDECVIPGAHNCSKGSSCVNTLGSYLCTCAAGFHLTPGLGCTDVDECTQPGLSHCHPLATCINTKGNYSCVCPAGYLGDGQHCECSPGSCGPGLDCVPEGDTLVCVDPCQEHQVLDEYWRSTEYGEGYTCDLGLSGWYRFMGPGGVRLAETCVPVLHCNTAATMWLNGTHPSSDEGIVNRKACAHWSGHCCLWDAPVQVKACAGGYYVYNLTAPPECYLAYCTDASSVMGTCEECSAEEDCKSDDGTWSCQCKQDFNITDLSHLERRLECGANDIKVSLSKCQLKSLGFEQVFMSLSDSQCSGFSERSDRDWITVVTPARDGPCGTVMMRNETHATYSNTLYLADDIIIRDRNIKVNFACSYPLDMKVSLKTSLQPMVSVLNISVGGTGMFTVRMALFQSPTYTQPYQGSSVTLATEAFLYVGTVLDGGDLSRFALLMTNCYATPSSNATDPLKYFIIQDRCPRTKDSTIQVVENGESPQGRFSVQMFRFAGNYDLVYLHCEVYLCDTFTEKCKPTCSRTRFRSGGIIDQTHVLNLGPITRKNVQAVVSTAASSSLGFLKVWLPLLLWATLTLMFQ; from the exons ATGGGGCAACTTTCCTCCCTGACCTCAGTGTGGACGGTAGTCACGGTAACCTCTTGGTTCATCATAGCTTCATTCATTGACACCTCGGAAGCAA GAAGCTGCTCTGAATGTCACAGCAATGCCACCTGCATGGAGGACGGGACTGTCACAACATGCTCCTGCCAGGTGGGTTTCACTGGCGACGGCCTTCTGTGCACAGACCTGGATGAATGTGTCATTCCTGGGGCCCACAACTGCTCCAAGGGCAGCAGCTGCGTTAACACACTGGGCTCCTACTTGTGCACCTGCGCTGCAGGTTTCCATCTGACGCCTGGGCTGGGGTGCACCGATGTGGATGAGTGCACCCAGCCAGGGCTCAGCCACTGCCACCCCCTAGCCACCTGCATCAATACCAAGGGCAATTACTCATGTGTCTGTCCTGCAGGCTACCTGGGGGACGGGCAGCACTGCGAGTGCTCCCCGGGCTCCTGTGGGCCGGGACTGGACTGTGTGCCCGAGGGTGACACGCTGGTGTGCGTGGACCCATGCCAGGAGCACCAAGTCCTAGATGAGTATTGGCGCAGCACAGAGTACGGGGAGGGTTACACCTGTGACCTGGGCCTGAGCGGCTGGTACCGCTTCATGGGGCCGGGTGGTGTGCGCCTGGCAGAGACCTGCGTGCCGGTCCTGCACTGCAACACGGCCGCGACCATGTGGCTCAACGGCACGCACCCGTCCAGTGATGAGGGCATAGTGAACCGCAAAGCCTGCGCGCACTGGAGTGGTCACTGCTGCCTGTGGGACGCGCCAGTCCAAGTGAAGGCCTGTGCTGGTGGCTACTATGTCTACAACCTGACCGCGCCCCCCGAGTGCTATCTGGCCTATTGCACAG ACGCCAGCTCCGTGATGGGGACATGTGAGGAGTGCAGTGCAGAGGAGGACTGCAAATCGGATGATGGCACATGGAGCTGCCAGTGCAAACAGGACTTCAACATCACTG ATCTCTCCCACTTGGAGCGCAGGCTGGAGTGTGGAGCCAATGACATCAAGGTGTCCCTGAGCAAGTGCCAGCTGAAGAGCCTGGGCTTTGAGCAGGTTTTCATGTCCCTGAGTGACAGCCAATGCTCAGGCTTCAGTGAGAGGAGTGACCGGGACTGGATAACTGTGGTGACCCCAGCCAGGGATGGACCCTGTGGGACGGTGATGATG AGGAACGAAACCCATGCCACATACAGCAACACCCTCTACCTGGCAGATGACATCATCATTCGTGACCGCAACATCAAAGTCAACTTTGCATGTTCCTACCCCCTGGACATGAAAGTCAGCTTGAAGACCTCCCTGCAGCCAATGGTCAG CGTTCTGAACATCAGCGTGGGTGGGACAGGCATGTTCACCGTGCGGATGGCACTCTTCCAGAGCCCCACCTACACACAGCCCTACCAAGGCTCGTCTGTGACCCTGGCCACAGAGGCCTTTCTCTACGTGGGCACCGTGCTGGATGGGGGTGACCTGTCCCGGTTTGCACTGCTGATGACCAACTGCTATGCCACACCCAGCAGCAACGCCACGGACCCCTTGAAATACTTCATCATCCAGGATAG ATGTCCACGCACTAAGGACTCAACCATCCAAGTGGTGGAGAATGGGGAGTCCCCTCAGGGCCGATTTTCTGTCCAGATGTTCCGTTTTGCTGGGAACTACGACCTGGTCTACCTGCACTGTGAAGTGTATCTCTGTGACACCTTTACTGAAAAATGCAAACCT ACCTGCTCCAGGACCAGATTCCGCAGTGGGGGCATCATAGACCAAACCCACGTCCTGAACCTGGGTCCCATCACACGGAAAA ATGTCCAGGCAGTAGTCTCAACGGCTGCTTCTAGCAGCCTGG